ACGTGTGGGAGGAATTTACAGAGTTCATGTTGAATACGTTGAGTCTAATATGTCTGTCAGACTGTCATGTGCAGATGCTGAATTGGAAATATGACTGCAATATTTGGGAGAAAAGTCTAGACTAGAGATACACATTTGGGAATCATCATATAGAAAGAAATTATCCATCAAAACTTTAATAGTGCTTTGATCTAGTAATTCTTCTCCTACATAAACAGATCGTTGGAATAGTTTTATAGAGATGAAAGCACAAATTTTGTTTGAAATAGACACAAAGTGAAAAATCCAAATCTTATCAAAAGggaatagctaaataaataacGATGATACTTTCAAACTAGAAAACACCCTGAAGTAGTTATGAGTGTTTTTGGAATGAGTATGTACTGGTAGGGAAAGAGACCCAAgacatattattaaatgaaataaacaacatGAACAATACACACAGTGTGATCCTGCATTTATGTTAAAAACAAGGCAGCAAACGAACACATCAAGGATACAAGAATGAGACAATAGCATGAATTAGAGAGATGTTGATGAAaggaatttttcacttttttatattatgtaaatctattttgagtgaattttttagttcatttatgCATTACTGGTgtacattaaataaatttaaacttagAAATCATGACAGTACAAATAAGTTCCTctatagaatatttgaaaaagaataaaataaaatccaaataaagactATCTTCCTAATGAGTTACCTTATAAAATTCCTCTAAAGaactttttaagtatttgtaACCACTTTGAGTTTCAATTTCaagtaataattattatatggttttaaGATGATTATCAATACATATTCATACATTCATCTCACTTACTTCTTTCTGGAATCTCTCTAATGTAAGTTTCCTCTGCATTTGGTCTTGCACCCAAGGATCAGCTGCATATTCAGATTCTAGAAGAGAAGTCCAGCAATTTGCTGcatctctctttgtctttgtaaGAACAATACGGACCATTTTTCTGtcctctaaacaaataaaaatcacaaattagagatcatcattaaattttttattttcaaaaatcattagGTAATCTTGATATACAATTATGTTCAATACATTTCTATCATCATTCTCTTGCAAAGACAAAAGACCTAATACAACAGAGGGAAATATACTAAGTTCCAAgacaaaaatttattcttaaaaaaaggggTTCCAAGAAGTATAAGTTACCCTTACCCAAAGTCCATGTTCCCTCATCAGCTATTGTAGAATCAAAGAGCTtgccctgaaaaataaaaatatgcagtactaaaaacataaatatttcattaattcttatAAGGCTTTCATGACTTAAAGACTTTGCTGATTTCCTATCTAATCCACATGTAATTGTCTAGTTTGGTTATATTAGGGAGATAAAATTTTATACCATTTCAATATATAGGTGCTGAACCCTATCTTTCCTCCTAGCAAGTGAAATGGAATCTAGTTTACACTGCTTGAAATATTTACTATGACAAAGAACACAGGGCTCTCTAAAAGATCAGGGCTccttaatttttagaagataaataaatattactgatCACTGAACCAAATGTGAAATTAGTATCTGAACTTTAACTTTACCGATTGAAATGAACTACAAAAAGAACTTTCCTGCTGAAATTAAGCAACGATTAACTTTACCAATTGAAATGAACTACAAAAAGAACTTTCCTTCTGAAATTAAGAAACGATTtctcttaaactttaaaaaactggTTCTCCTTTGGTGGGCAATGTAGAatcaaaaaaaacttttaagcaCATACTGCTGTTCTGATACCAGATTAGCTGTGACTGATTTTTCAGAAACTgctgttttaagaaagaaattggcAAGCATAAGTTTAAAAGAGAATTCATCTGCTCAAATCCGTTTTGATTTGTTGCTACTTGCCTAATTTAagtatctgaaaatgaaattaaaagatcacataaaaaaaaaaaaacattttttcaatatGTCAGTcctagtgagaaaaaaaatcctactggTCTAATAAACACACCTAAAATCCTAAAGGTACTGCTAAATTCCCAAAGTTACTGGAATTACTAAAGGAAATCTGAATTGTACTCTTAAACCACTGTTGAGGAAACTATGAATTACACAACTATCCAGAAAGATCCGTAAGATCCAAGCTGACATAAATCAAGGTCTTTCACgtgaatctcttttttttctctgaggcACTTTAAAGCATTTCCCCATAAAGTAATAGCAGCTAACATGCAGTGTACACTCGTTACATACCAGACACAGGTCCCCGCTCTCACTTCCCACGGATACCCCGTGACGTTCAAAACAGTCCTATCAGGAAGGTACTAGAATTACCGCACCCTGTGTGGACGAAGGCGTAGACACCGAATGACCTCTTGCCCAAGGTTACGAAATTAGAAAAAGGGCATAGCCAGGTGTCCTACGCAAGGAATCTCCCGTCACCTCTTCATGACACTGTCATCTAACACCTTGGGCATCGGATCTGGAAAAGAAATCTAACTTGCACGTAACTGAATTCACCTATAAAGTTTATCCAAGGAAAAAGCGGCTCCCGGATCCGACGGGCATGATGGGAACAAAACGCCTCTCGACTACCTCCTTACCACTCCACAAACATGCACAATTTTTCCGATTTTGtcgaaaaaaaataaatcacctgACCTCACCTCTGAATCCTCCTTACCCTGTACTGTATCCTCTACTGTCCTCTAACTGCCGAAACATTTACTAACTTCGCCTTAGTATGCCTCCCTGCAAGAGCATCACCCGAGCGCAGGGAACTTCAGTCTAGTTCATCTCTGACCTCTCAGCACTTAAAATCAGCGCCTCGGAGAAAATAGACGTACAACGAGTATTTGTCCCTTTAAACATCTAGGTGAAGACCCGCAGGAGAACAAGAGCAGCAACTTCTTCGGTTTGGAGGTAAAGCCAGGAAACCGGGCTCCTCCAATCTTTCCGTCAACTCGGGGCTAGCCTTGAGGGGGGACACGGACCAGACCCCAACCAGGCCGACGCTATCTATCGCTCTTTCGGCTCAGAGCCATTCGCTCGGCCTTCCAACAGTCCTTGCGTGGAAACCATGAACCTTCGCACTCGGGGACTTAGAGGCCGGGAGGAAAGTGAGCGCAAGCCCCGACCTGCCGCTACCTTGAGGATCTCGCGACCACCCACGGCCAGCGCCACATGCCGGCTCTGCAGGCCGCACTGGATATCCTGGGCGCGAGTGCCAGGCGGCACCTGAACTTCAATAAACACCTCCTCCAAGGTCTGGTACCACTGGCCCCACGGCGTCCCGCACGGAACCACCCCACTGCGCTCCTCAAACGGGGCCGACATACTCCGGGAGCCTTCCAGCCGCAGCCGCACGGAGCCAGACGGGCGCACGCGCGAGCTCCCCGCGCTCAGGCCACGCCCCGACTCTCCGCTCAGGTCACTGCACATGCGCAGGGACGTAAGCCGCGGTCTCAGCgagctccttcctccttttcaatGGCCGTTTACGACCCTGGCAGTGCCCAGTTTGAAAGAACTGAAATCCGGGGAAGCTGACACCCAAGGGACGGTGGGAGAAAGTTGGAACTAGTGTAACTAGAACTCACTGCACTGCCGCCTTTATGACGCCAGAAGCGGGCTTGCCAACTTCTCAGACGTGAAATGCGCTTGCGCAAATGAGGCGGGCGTGTAAGTTACAATTGAGTAACGCCAGGTACGATTGGACACGCGTTGGGCAAGAATAGTCTCCTATTGGCTGGTGACCTAAACTCACAGAAGCCCTGATTGGATGCGACGAGGCCGGGTGCGCATGCTCTTTAGTCGTTCCCGTCCTGGATTGGTGCGCCCGAAACTTTGGTTTTCAAATCTGCTGACGTTAGAGGTGGGCAGTGGATAAGCCGGGAGGTTTGAATTTGGAGCGAGTAGGCCGAAATAAGCAGCCAGAAGTTGCGGAGGAGAGCTAGTGACCTTCGGTTTGTGGAGCTGGTCATCAACATGTCTTTTCCTAAGGCGCCCCTGAAACGATTCAATGACCCTTCCGGTGCGTACGGGGAAAGGAGTTGGGGGTCGGGATATGTTGTCACGCACCTTGCCGCTCTCGAGTCCCTTCCTCGGAGGCTAATCGGCGATTGTAGGGCTGCGACGGGTCTCattcaattgattattttcctAGAATCTGTACTAAGCATTTACTTCCCTAGCACCGTTCAGATAAGGGTAGAGCAGTGAATGAAGCGAAGTCTTTGCCCCATCGAGCTTACTACATTCAGCTGGAGAACACAGCCAATGAACAAGTGCTGTGGGGAAACtaaagcagagagaaggaaatggggaTAAGGAAACTATTGGTAGCTATTTGATGGTCAAGTCCGGAAGGCcccactgatttaaaaaaaaaaaaaaaattgaccaagTTTTTCGTATGAACTTGTGAATTTCTTTTGGATATTGCATTCAGGAATAAAAGAAGGATAATTGGTAAAGGCAATTTATGGGTAAAATTATGGTAGTAGCATACTTACTGAAAACATAATGAAGTAATGACACGTAGAACCCCAATCACCGTATTATTTAcattgattattcttttttaattaccCAACATCCCTGAGAGGTAATcctattattgttttattgatAAAAAGATTGAGACATAGATTTGCTCAGTGTTACACAACCAAGTTAGCAGAACTGGGACATAAAATCAGGCCTTCGTGAACCCATCCTGTGAACTTAGTCGCTGTGATGCATAAGCACACTAACCAGGAAGACGCAGATATGGTTAGTGAGGCACACTCATCATTCAGTGGATGCAAACTGTATGCAGGGACTCTGCTAAGGTCTTCTCTGTTCTACCTGGTTTACTCTTTCCAAGTGAGAAAGGATTGATATCGTCCTcgttttacatatgaggaaacagaggGGTTTTGTAACTTCTGAGCAGCCAGTAATTGGTAGGGCTGAACATCAAagcccatgatttattcattttaatatactCTTTATAAAAGGCACTTGTTGGCATCTTTAACTTGTCAGCCAACATGCAAATGGAAATAAGAATCGCTGCTCACAAAGGAAGGCCAAGTGAGCAAATGGGTCAGCAtaagcttattcttttttttttttttttaaataagcacaagcttattttcttaattgaaagATCAGGAATATACTGTTTCCTGGATATTCAAAGAATCTTCTCTAAATTCTCTCAGCAGTATGTCTTTTAAggagaattctgttttctttatagtAGATTAAACTGACTTTACGAACTCACAGTTTCAGAAgtaataattattactttatttgaTGCTCGAGTGACACTGTAGTGATTTCTCCTATTACTCCAGTAATCCCAACAGCTATGAGgtggatacttttttttatttctgtttcataagGAAAATTAagcctcaaataaaaataaatgtccaggGGTCTTAAAGCTAGATTAGAAAAGGAGAGAGTATAATGTTCTTATTCACCATCTTCTCCTGACTAaaaagtacttggcacatagtaatgTCTATTGGTTAGCATTTAAAGCTGGATTTGAACCCTGATTGGGGAATTATAAAACTCTATCCCCATTCCCACATTCCCAGTGactttctatgttttcttcaCCGCACTGTCAAACTCAACCCTGAGCTAAATACTGGGGTTACGAACATGGTCTTGAGAGACCTAACCACAAGCAGTTTTGTCTAACATGGAATATGGATAATTACAAAACTGACAGGTTCTCTGATAAGAACACTACTCACAAGCTACTACAAAGAGAGGTTTCCAACCTAATTTGAGGACtcagagaaaactggaaaaagctGAGTAAGAATTAGGCAAAATGGAAGATGGACTGTCCATTCTGGgtagaagaaataggaaataaagaaatctgaTAGGTAGCTCAGTcaactaagcatctgccttcagctcaggtcatgacctcggtgtcctgggatcaaaccccgcaTTAGGCTACCTGCTAagtaagtctgcttctccctctgcacctccattctgcttgtgctctcgctcagtctctctctcaaataaataaaatccttaaaaaacgattttaaaaagaTCCGAAAGTTTGAAGCGTTTAATGAAATGCAAAAactgttttgtttaaaattattaactaCCTGTTAGCTACCAGTCATTGTTGATCAAGAAAAAAGTTGCAGGAAACTTGTGATAACTCCCAGGACATCTCATTCCATTTTTCTGATGTTCCGTCTCCCCAGATTTCTAACAAGTCATATGTATGTGTGATATAGTACATTTAAGTGTTAGTAAGGAAAAGATCTGGAGCATGAAAATAACATGTACTAACTACACTCTCACAAAGAGTTAATAGATAATACAGGCTGGGTTTCtacctagttcttttttttttttttttttctacctagtTCTTGAATCTAAATCCTAAATCAATCAAATTTGATTGTTTAAGGAAGTTTTTGTTAAGTATGGTTTTAATTGTTCTCAACTCATGATGCTGCTCACTGTCCACCATCCCATCTTTTGCTTGCCCTTATTTCCTTTTCAGAGTGTAAACCTAGTCATGAACCAGAACATAAGAATtcaacatcattttattttctggccACTCTGACAAGTCTAAACTGGTGCTTCTCATGCTTTTCCATAGAAGCATTCCTAAAAGCAGAGAGCTAAGTGCCTGTCTGGCTtggttggtagaacatgtgactcttgatctcaggattgtgaggtcaACCCCCATGTTAAACCTAGAGTTcacctttaaataataataattaaaagcagAGAGCAAAGAATATCCATAGGCTCTGCATGCCCTCATCCCCTCTTCCCCAAAAAAGGCATAGCTAACAGTATGGTGGAAGTCTCTTGTTTGCTTTAAAACATGTCCCCCTCTACCTCCCCCAGCTCCTATCCCAATGAGTAAAAGTATGTGCTCTAaactgggtgttatcctatatgttggcaatttgaatttgaattttttaaaaaaacctatgcTCTAAGATGTGCCACCCTTAAACTGATTTTAGGGAAACCCCTGTCAGCTTCCTGTTTCACCCCAATGTGAGAAATCTGAGAGAGCCAAGATTAATGTTTTCTGTTAAGTCTGCCTTTATGTTAGATGCCCCACTGAATTCTATACTTCGTGTTGAAACTCTCTTCTGATTGAAAATCCACTACCCCAACCCCTTATTGACCCACATTTAGATCAAAAAGCTCCCAGGATTGGaatttttgtgtaattatttttgttaccATTATCCAGGGAGAGGAATGGAAAATTCACTCCATCTTTGATGTTTTTATAGCCTTTTAGAATTGATGAAAGGAGTGactttaatactttttaattgTATCCCAGGATGAGAAATAAATTGTGTATCTACATTTGAATCACACTGATATTTTCTGTTGTGCTTCACTTTTCCTTGGTGCTAGTCAAGATGTACCAACAAGCTCTGACCTATCATTCCATTTGAGAAACACTTAAGAGACAGCTGGAGTTGCCTTGAAATGGTCACTCCTTGCAGTTCCTGTTTATTTGCATGAAACACTATGCTGAAGTAAGTAACTTTTCAGAGAATAGTATGAATCTATTGATTCTCAATCCTTAAAGCTTTATGCTAATGATATTTTTACCtgttttgtttaagtaggctctatgcccaatatggggcttgaactcataccctgagatcaagagtctcctgCTCTACTGACTTAGCCAGCTAGGCAATACAAGTCCTGAGAGCCAAAT
The genomic region above belongs to Vulpes lagopus strain Blue_001 chromosome 3, ASM1834538v1, whole genome shotgun sequence and contains:
- the NUDCD2 gene encoding nudC domain-containing protein 2, with the protein product MSAPFEERSGVVPCGTPWGQWYQTLEEVFIEVQVPPGTRAQDIQCGLQSRHVALAVGGREILKGKLFDSTIADEGTWTLEDRKMVRIVLTKTKRDAANCWTSLLESEYAADPWVQDQMQRKLTLERFQKENPGFDFSGAEISGNYTKGGPDFSNLEK